TTGCCCGTGATGAAACAGGCGCAGCCATGAGCGATGAAGAAGTACGCGACTTGCTACTGTCGCCCGTATTTGCTGCTCAGGATGCTTCTGCTACTGCGATCGCTTGGTCATTATACTGGATTCATCGACTGCCCCAAGTTTGCGATCAACTACTGCGGGAACTCGATAGCCTTGGTGAATCAAAAGATCCCATGAGCATTATTGAGCTACCCTACCTCAATGCTGTCTGCTACGAAGCTTTAAGAATTTACCCGACTCAATTATTTACATTTCCAAGATTGGTAGAGTCACCAGTTGAGGTGATGGGCTATGAGTTGAGTCCAGGTACAGTGCTAATTGGCAATATTTATTTAACCCATCAACAAGAAAAATTATACCCATGCCCTAAGCAATTTCAACCAGAGCGTTTTCTAAACCAACAATTCTCTCCCTACGAATTTCTTCCCTTTGGCGGCGGTTCCCGTGTTTGTATCGGAGCAACTTTTGCCCTATTTGAAATGAAACTTGTCTTGGCAACGATTCTTTCACGCTATCAATTAGCACTGGTGAGTAAACAACCAGAACGACCCAAGTATGGAAATTTGATTTGTTACCCTGCTAGTGGAGTCAAGATGGTCGTGCATGGTCGGCGTCAACACCAAGGACAATCAAAACCATTTGTTGTTGGTTCAGTGTAGCTCTAGAGTTGGTTTTTATTCAGTTGACATAGTTTTCGCTTACGTCGGAATTACTCAACATCTGAGTCCAAAAACTTTGCGCTCCTCCGCACTTACCTTTGCGTTACTCTGCGTTAAAAAATATGGCGTTGCTGAATAAAGGTATGTTTTAGGCAGGTAAGGGAACAGAACGATATTTGAGGTAGTGCAATAACAATCGAACAGAGTATCTCAGCATTTCCTCGGTTTTGGAATAACATAAAGTTTTACGATGAAGACGAGCCAAATAATGTCTAAGCCTTGTGTTTTCATTTTCGACTCGTGTCATGTAGGTCTTACTCACAATTTGGTCACCATCAGGAACAAAACAAGGGTAAACAGGGTATCCATCTGTGACGTAAAAATAACTCTGCCAACACTGGACAATGTTCCATAACTGTTGGAAAGTAGTCGAACTACGATCACCTAAAACCCAAGCAAGAATACCTTGAGTAAAGTGATTTACCGCCGTCCACAACCAGATTTTATTTTTTTTGAACCAATAAATGTTTCTAATTCATCTAGTTCTCCCACCTGCGGAATTTCCTTTGAATTTGGTGTATCCGCCAATTGTGTACCCACTCGTTTAACCCAATGAATAATGGTAGTATGATGAACGTTTTTCACCCTTTCAATTCCACGAAATCCCATACCATTGACGTACATTTTTAGGCATTCTTGTTTGATTTCATCCGAGTAGCCCCTGGGTGGTTTATAGACATCAATGAATTGACGACCACAATCACAGCAAATGTGATTCTGTTTACCTCTTTTCTTTCCATTCTTACGGTTATGACAAGATCCACAGCGTGGACATTCCATGATTAATTGACCTCAATTCATACCGCTATTATGCAACGCCAAAAATATATTATTCCGATGCCAACGGATTCGATATCCCAAATGTCATATTTCTAAATTTGTCCTTTCCAAGTTAAATATCCATTCATCATCAAGGTAACGAATATGGTTCAAAGTAAAAAAGGCGCTGTAGTAATTACAGGAACATCCACAGGTCTCGGTCGAGCAACCGCACTCAAGCTTAGTGAACAAGGCTACCGCGTCTTCGCTGGAGTTCGTACAGAAAAAGATGCTGAATCGCTAAAACAAGCTGCATCTGGTGATTTAACACCAATCATCATGGATATCACAAAAGCAGATCAAATTAAATCCGCTTCACAATTTGTCTCACTGGCGGTTGGCGACGAAGGACTCATCGGACTAATTAATAACGCAGTTGCAGCAGTAGATGGGCCATTAGAATGTGTAGCAATAGATGACGCAAGATGGCAATTTGAAGTCAATGTTATCGGTCAAATCGCAGTCACACAAGCATTCTTGCCCATGATCCGCAAAGCCAAAGGCCGAATCATCAACATCAGTGCGATTTGCGGCAGATTGGCTCTACCCTATAGAGGACTCTTATCTGCTTCCAAATTTGCACTGGAAGCTATCACAGATTCATTGCGAATGGAATTACGTTCTAGCGGCGTTGAGGTTCTTTCTATCTTACCAGGGGCAATAGTCACCCCAGAACAGGCTGACAAAGTAGAGGCAGGCTATCAGAAAACATTAACAAATATGTCACCCGAAGCTAAAGCTATATATGGTAAAAATTACAGAATATATATGCAACGAGCAGTAGAGGGAAATCGCAACACAGGTTTATCAGTTGAAAAAGTGACAGATGTCATTTTAGAAGCCCTAGAAACTCCCAAACCGAAAAGACAATATTTCGTCGCAGAATCTCCTTGGCAACTCAAACTAAAAGCATCGTATAAAAGATTACTACCTTATCAATATTTTTACGATACCTTTTATTTTGATAATCTGCGAAAAGCATTGGGATTGGATTAACGGCATTTAGGGAGCGTTTATTTTTAAACGCAAAGGTTCGCAGAGGTTGACGCAAAGGAACGCAGAATGTAAATCAGAGTTACTTCGTTTTGTATTTATTGCCTCCTACCTTCTCCAATTACTCTCCCTACTAGAAAACTTTCTTGGCGTCATGGCGGTTCATTCCTCATCCCTACTTCGTGCAACCATAATAAACATGCAAACTCAACTCCTCACCACAGACTGTCGTTTTTGCTCACAAATTTCTAAAGCTAATGGAGAAGACCCAATTGGTACAGCAACTACTTGCGACCATTGGCTAATTATGGAATTTCCCCAACCTTGGTCACAAAACCTTTTTCAGGAAGACCCAAGAATACAACCCTTAGTAGTTTTGTTCCAAGAGTTAATAGTCAAACATGGGGTTCAGGTCAAACCAATGTTGATTGCTTGCGAACGCGAGTACTCTCATCCTGGCTTCACCCGCGTGTTGTACTACTACCGCCCTGCTGAAATGTTTTCTCAGTTTGAGAAGCAAGAGTTTGTTGTCCCACAAGAGGAAGCAACTAATTTAGTAACGGCGATCCTCAAGCAGTTAATACAACAACCCAACGATGTATCAAAGTTTCACCAGTATCAGCAACAAACTGGTCACATTCGCGAACTTATGGTTTGCACCCATGCTCAAGTAGACCTTGCTTGCGGAAGATTTGGGACTCCCATATATCGTCGATTACGCCAGGAATATGCACCTGCTTCCAATGGAAAGTTAAGGGTATGGCAAACGAATCACTTTGGTGGTCATCAGTTTGCCCCTACCCTAGTTGATTTACCCCAAGGGCATGTATGGGGACATTTAGAACCAGAAGTCCTGGATTTACTAGTAAAGCGAAATGATTCAGTTGCAAATTTACGTCAGTATTACCGAGGATGGACAGGTTTAACCAAACTTGGGCAAATAGCTGAACGCGAAATTTGGATGCAGTTAGGTTGGACTTGGCTGGATTACTTGAAAGCTGGCAAAGTGCTGGCGACAGGAGATGCTGATTGGGCAGAAGTACGTATTGATTACGCTGCTCCTGATGGTAGTGTATCAGGTGCTTATGAAGCCAGAGTAGAAGCTTGTGGTGAGGTCATGAGTGCATTCAACTCAGCCAAACAGATGCAGTTAGAAGCAGTGAAGCAATATCGTGTTAGCGGTTTAGTCAAGGTTGAGTAAACAGCAAAAATGACTCTACAAAAACAATCTCAAGTCACAAACGAAATCCTCCAAGGCAATATATTTAAGCTGATGTTCAAGTTATCGATTCCTAGTGTTCTGGGAATATTGATGCTGAGCTTAAACACTTTTTTTGATGCTTTATTTGCAGGTCAATTTATTGGTACAAATGCCCTGGCAGGTATTTCACTAGCACTACCGCTCACAGGTATAGTAGATGGATTTGCTCTTTTAATTGGAGTAGGGTCTGCTTCTGTTCTCAGTCGAGCTATTGGTGCTGGAGATATCAAAACTCAATCCAAATTGTTTGGCAACTTGACGCTAATGGGTATTATTATCTCCTTTTTGATTACAATTATTGGGTATAGCTTTGGTAAAGAATTTATTGTATTCATGGGAGGAAGTGGTGAAGTTGCTGCTGCTGGCACAGAATATTTTAAAATTTATATACTAGGTTCAATCTTTTATATCCTAGCGTTATCTTCTAGCGAGATTATTAAAGCAGAAGGCAAAATTAGACTAGCGACTGGATTTGAGTTGATTTTTGTCCTGATTAACATCAGCTTAAATTCTATATTTATTACTGTCTTTCATTGGGGTATTGAAGGAATCGCGATCGCTACAGTTATGGCGATGGTTTTTTATAGTATTTTCAACTTCACTTATTTTCTTTCTGGTAAAAGTTCTACCCCGATTAATCTCAAAAAGTTAGCTATAGCAATAGATTTACTACCTGCAATATTTTCCGTAGGAATATCATCGCTACTTTTTCCAATCATGGGGTTTATTCAAAATTTTGTGGTTTATCAATCAATTTCTCATTACGGAACAAATAACGATATTGCCTTTTTCGGAGCCACAGTCAGATTAACTTCATTTTTCCTCATTCCCTTGTACGGAATTGCACAAGCCTTGCAACCGATAATTGGTATAAATTATGGAGCTAAAAATTATCATCGCCTCAAGAAAGCATACTTAACTTTTGCTGCAATGGGTGTTATTTTATTAATATTAATTTGGCTGCCTTTACAATTATCACCAAAAACATTTCTAGGGTTACTTTTGCCAGATGTGATTTTTACAAAAAATGATATATTCAATTTTAGAATTCTCAGCCTATTAATACCAATTTGGCCTTTAGCAATTTTTGGTAACACTCTCTTTCAATCTATAGGTAAAGGTAAGATTGTCGTCACAGTAATTTTATTAAGGAGTCTACTTTTATTTTTGCCATTTGTACTCATTCTGTCAAAAATATTAGGTTTAATTGGTATATACTATGGCATATTCTTGACAGAGTTTTTAGTTGGAATAATTGCTTTGATATTGATATGTTTAGAATTTAGAAGTTTCAGTCAAATAACAAACGAAAAATTAAGTTTATAACTTTTGAATGGCAAGAGTTTGAACTACGTCAAAGTTCGATGCATTGCAGATATTGACCTAGCGACTTTAGAAGGTAAGGGATACTTGGAACCAGTAGAAGCGTGAAAGCTTGTACAGGTCTTAGGATTTGTAATTGCACTTTAGCGATAACAGGAGAAAAATTATGTACCAAGACGACAAAGAAGACACGACAATTTATAAAGTTGTTGTCAATCACGAAGAACAGTATTCCATTTGGCCAAGTGATCGCGACAATCCCCTTGGTTGGACAAATGTTGGTAAAAGTGGTTCCAAACAAGAATGTCTGGATTACATCAAAGAAGTCTGGACTGACATGAGACCGCTCAGTCTCCGGCAAAAGATGGCGGAAAACGGACGTAACATTTAGTACTTGGTCAATTTCAAGAAGCTTCTTAGAAATGGAGATTTACTCATGGTAGCCTCGTCTGTTTCTCAGGCACGGGTATGGTTTATCACTGGTAGCTCAAGGGGTTTGGGTCGAGCGTTAGCAGAAACATTGCTTGATCAAGGTGAAAGAGTGGTACTCACAGCACGGAACCCACAACAGGTAGAAGATTTAGCAGCAAAGTATCCAGGTTGTGCATTAGCAGTGCGACTTGATGTAACGAAACCCGAACAGGTGCGAGAAGCCGTAACACAAGCAATTGCTAATTTTGGACGCATTGATGTACTCGTCAACAATGCTGGATCTTCAACTGTGGGGACAATAGAAGAAGTTAGCGATGAGGCGGTTCGCCATCTGTTTGAAGCAAACTTTTTTGGTGTTTTAGAAACGCTCCGAGCTGTACTACCTCAGATGCGACAGCAACGCAGTGGACACATCCTCAATATTTCATCAATGCTTTGTTTTGCAGCTAGTGCTACCAATGGATTTTACTCTAGTAGCAAACTTGCACTAGAAGGAATTTCTGGAGCATTAGCTAATGAAGTTGCACCCTTCGGTATCAAAGTCACAATAGTTGAACCTGGTGCATTCCGTACAGATTTTATCACGCGTTCTATTGTCGTAACTGACACTCACATTGAGGACTATAAGGCATCAATTGGTGATATACGTCAGCAGTTGCAGAATGCCGATCGCGATAAACTTGGTGATCCGAAGAAAGCAGCACTGGCAATGATTCAAGTAGTTGATAGCGATAATCCACCAATAAGATTGGCATTGGGAGCAGATGCAGTCGATCTTATTGATGGCGCACTGGAGTTTATCAAAGCAGAACTAGATGCTTGGAGGGAAGTTGCTGTCAATACTGCGTTTGAAGAAGCTTTGACATCCTCGGTAAAGTAAAATCCTATCGAAAGAACACGGTTGCACATTGATGGATTTTCGTGAGCATGAAGATGATGTTTTATGGAACGAACACCGATGAACACGGATGAACACCGATGTAGACTGATGGATTTTCGTGATCATAAAGATTATGTTTTATGGAACGAACACAGATGCACACCAATACACACAGATGGATCGTGAGT
Above is a genomic segment from Fischerella sp. JS2 containing:
- a CDS encoding oxidoreductase — encoded protein: MVASSVSQARVWFITGSSRGLGRALAETLLDQGERVVLTARNPQQVEDLAAKYPGCALAVRLDVTKPEQVREAVTQAIANFGRIDVLVNNAGSSTVGTIEEVSDEAVRHLFEANFFGVLETLRAVLPQMRQQRSGHILNISSMLCFAASATNGFYSSSKLALEGISGALANEVAPFGIKVTIVEPGAFRTDFITRSIVVTDTHIEDYKASIGDIRQQLQNADRDKLGDPKKAALAMIQVVDSDNPPIRLALGADAVDLIDGALEFIKAELDAWREVAVNTAFEEALTSSVK
- a CDS encoding sucrase ferredoxin; amino-acid sequence: MQTQLLTTDCRFCSQISKANGEDPIGTATTCDHWLIMEFPQPWSQNLFQEDPRIQPLVVLFQELIVKHGVQVKPMLIACEREYSHPGFTRVLYYYRPAEMFSQFEKQEFVVPQEEATNLVTAILKQLIQQPNDVSKFHQYQQQTGHIRELMVCTHAQVDLACGRFGTPIYRRLRQEYAPASNGKLRVWQTNHFGGHQFAPTLVDLPQGHVWGHLEPEVLDLLVKRNDSVANLRQYYRGWTGLTKLGQIAEREIWMQLGWTWLDYLKAGKVLATGDADWAEVRIDYAAPDGSVSGAYEARVEACGEVMSAFNSAKQMQLEAVKQYRVSGLVKVE
- a CDS encoding MbtH family protein; this translates as MYQDDKEDTTIYKVVVNHEEQYSIWPSDRDNPLGWTNVGKSGSKQECLDYIKEVWTDMRPLSLRQKMAENGRNI
- a CDS encoding IS1 family transposase (programmed frameshift) — translated: MECPRCGSCHNRKNGKKRGKQNHICCDCGRQFIDVYKPPRGYSDEIKQECLKMYVNGMGFRGIERVKNVHHTTIIHWVKRVGTQLADTPNSKEIPQVGELDELETFIGFKKNKIWLWTAVNHFTQGILAWVLGDRSSTTFQQLWNIVQCWQSYFYVTDGYPVYPCFVPDGDQIVSKTYMTRVENENTRLRHYLARLHRKTLCYSKTEEMLRYSVRLLLHYLKYRSVPLPA
- a CDS encoding SDR family oxidoreductase is translated as MVQSKKGAVVITGTSTGLGRATALKLSEQGYRVFAGVRTEKDAESLKQAASGDLTPIIMDITKADQIKSASQFVSLAVGDEGLIGLINNAVAAVDGPLECVAIDDARWQFEVNVIGQIAVTQAFLPMIRKAKGRIINISAICGRLALPYRGLLSASKFALEAITDSLRMELRSSGVEVLSILPGAIVTPEQADKVEAGYQKTLTNMSPEAKAIYGKNYRIYMQRAVEGNRNTGLSVEKVTDVILEALETPKPKRQYFVAESPWQLKLKASYKRLLPYQYFYDTFYFDNLRKALGLD
- a CDS encoding MATE family efflux transporter: MTLQKQSQVTNEILQGNIFKLMFKLSIPSVLGILMLSLNTFFDALFAGQFIGTNALAGISLALPLTGIVDGFALLIGVGSASVLSRAIGAGDIKTQSKLFGNLTLMGIIISFLITIIGYSFGKEFIVFMGGSGEVAAAGTEYFKIYILGSIFYILALSSSEIIKAEGKIRLATGFELIFVLINISLNSIFITVFHWGIEGIAIATVMAMVFYSIFNFTYFLSGKSSTPINLKKLAIAIDLLPAIFSVGISSLLFPIMGFIQNFVVYQSISHYGTNNDIAFFGATVRLTSFFLIPLYGIAQALQPIIGINYGAKNYHRLKKAYLTFAAMGVILLILIWLPLQLSPKTFLGLLLPDVIFTKNDIFNFRILSLLIPIWPLAIFGNTLFQSIGKGKIVVTVILLRSLLLFLPFVLILSKILGLIGIYYGIFLTEFLVGIIALILICLEFRSFSQITNEKLSL